In Veillonellales bacterium, a genomic segment contains:
- a CDS encoding Smr/MutS family protein: MSGKIRIINIEQGMPTVPQAQQTLLVELRRAKAERVIAVKIIHGYGSSGVGGKLKNAIRKSLALRQKEGKLASFVAGENWSVFDEQARIVLEHCPELRRDSDLENGNPGITVAVL; encoded by the coding sequence ATGTCAGGGAAAATACGAATTATTAATATCGAACAAGGAATGCCAACCGTTCCCCAGGCTCAGCAGACGCTGTTGGTAGAACTGCGCCGGGCCAAGGCGGAGCGGGTAATAGCGGTAAAAATTATCCACGGCTACGGTTCCAGCGGTGTGGGGGGCAAGCTGAAAAACGCTATTCGCAAATCATTGGCTTTGCGCCAGAAAGAAGGCAAATTAGCTTCTTTTGTCGCCGGTGAAAATTGGAGCGTCTTTGATGAACAAGCCAGAATAGTGTTGGAGCATTGTCCGGAGCTTAGGCGGGATTCGGATCTGGAGAATGGCAATCCCGGGATTACGGTAGCGGTATTGTAA
- the glgA gene encoding glycogen synthase GlgA encodes MKVLFAAAEAVPFAKTGGLADVIGSLPKELRRQDVDVRVILPQYQDIPQRYQQQMAPVRQTTVPVGWRQQYCGVKQLTYQGVVFYFIDNEYYFNRSGFYGYYDDAERYAFFCRAVLEVLPLIDFQPDVIHCHDWHTGLISVFLEAYYRDNAFYDHIHTLFTIHNLRYQGVFSKDIFADILALDWSYFTADKLEFFDQVNFMKGGLAFSELISTVSKTYAQEIQYPYFGEQLDGMLRRRRDDLTGIVNGIDYDQYNPGTDSHIAVNYNADSFHLKQANKASLQDLLRLPVKRGVPLLAIVSRLVDSKGLDLVACIMDEFVSREDVQLVVLGTGEANYQQMFQHFAWQYPAKVSVNLFFDNQLAQQIYGGADMLLMPSNYEPCGISQLIALRYGTIPVVRETGGLKDTVHSYNKYTEQGNGFSFANYNAHEFLYTMKRALGLFYDKPVWEKIVRNAMASDYSWQRSAKQYVELYQRLVKGR; translated from the coding sequence ATGAAAGTGTTGTTTGCCGCCGCTGAAGCCGTACCTTTTGCCAAGACGGGCGGCTTGGCTGATGTGATCGGGTCTTTGCCCAAAGAGCTTCGCAGACAAGATGTGGATGTACGGGTCATTTTACCCCAATACCAGGATATTCCGCAGCGCTACCAGCAGCAGATGGCACCGGTCCGGCAGACCACAGTGCCTGTTGGCTGGCGGCAGCAGTACTGCGGTGTGAAACAATTGACATACCAGGGGGTTGTCTTTTATTTTATTGACAATGAATATTATTTTAATCGCTCCGGCTTTTACGGCTATTATGATGATGCCGAGCGGTATGCCTTCTTTTGCCGGGCCGTTCTGGAAGTCCTGCCGCTGATTGATTTTCAGCCGGATGTGATTCATTGCCACGATTGGCACACCGGTTTGATCAGCGTCTTTCTCGAAGCCTACTATCGGGATAACGCATTTTATGATCACATTCATACTTTGTTTACGATTCATAATCTGCGTTATCAGGGAGTGTTCAGCAAAGACATCTTTGCCGATATTCTTGCTCTGGACTGGAGTTACTTTACTGCCGACAAGCTGGAATTTTTTGATCAGGTGAACTTTATGAAAGGCGGTTTGGCATTTTCAGAGCTGATCTCCACCGTCAGCAAAACCTATGCCCAGGAAATACAGTATCCTTATTTCGGCGAGCAGCTGGATGGGATGCTGCGTCGGCGCCGGGATGATCTGACCGGCATCGTCAACGGTATTGATTACGATCAATATAATCCAGGTACTGATTCGCATATTGCGGTTAACTACAATGCGGATTCTTTTCACTTGAAGCAGGCCAACAAGGCCAGTTTGCAGGATTTGCTGCGTCTGCCGGTGAAACGGGGTGTTCCGCTGCTGGCCATTGTATCCCGCCTGGTGGATTCCAAGGGACTGGATTTGGTGGCTTGCATCATGGATGAGTTTGTTTCCCGGGAAGACGTACAGCTGGTAGTTTTGGGCACAGGGGAAGCGAATTATCAGCAAATGTTTCAGCATTTTGCCTGGCAGTATCCGGCAAAAGTGTCGGTCAATCTTTTTTTTGACAACCAGCTGGCGCAGCAGATATATGGCGGAGCGGATATGCTGCTGATGCCATCCAACTATGAGCCCTGCGGTATCAGCCAGCTGATTGCCCTGCGCTACGGCACGATACCGGTGGTGAGGGAAACCGGCGGCCTGAAAGATACTGTTCACTCCTATAATAAATATACAGAGCAGGGAAATGGCTTTAGTTTCGCGAATTATAACGCTCATGAATTTTTATATACGATGAAACGGGCTCTGGGCTTGTTTTACGATAAACCGGTATGGGAAAAAATCGTCCGCAATGCCATGGCAAGCGACTACAGTTGGCAGCGGTCAGCTAAACAGTATGTTGAACTGTATCAGCGGCTGGTAAAAGGAAGATAA
- the glgD gene encoding glucose-1-phosphate adenylyltransferase subunit GlgD: MDLMGMINLNESEEYLQELTQHRPLAAIPFGGRYRLLDFVLSNMVNSGITNVGILFQHKYRSLIDHLRSAKEWDLARKRDGLVILPPAYSNFSRPVVHGGDVENFYSNLDYVRYSRQPYVVIAGSAAICNLDYRPVLEYHLGQEADVTAVYTTENCSRTNCRGAVTLNVDNDGKVMDMQVNPGSFGRQKLSMGMFIMKRELLVELIEDCMAHGGYDFVKHCLIRNLEKLRVFGFAHSGYSARIYSLDSYFRHSMELLQPAVWQELFFHAGLIYTKIKDEPPCKYTETAKVSNSLIANGCLIEGTVENSVLFRAVHVDRNVHIKDSIIMQKSQVDKGAVLEHVICDKNVHITAGCRLRGVVNYPMVIKKGMVV; encoded by the coding sequence ATGGACTTAATGGGAATGATTAATCTCAATGAATCGGAAGAGTACTTGCAGGAATTGACCCAACACCGTCCTTTGGCGGCCATTCCTTTTGGCGGTCGGTATAGGCTGCTGGATTTTGTCCTGTCTAATATGGTTAATTCCGGTATTACCAATGTGGGAATCTTGTTTCAGCATAAATATCGGTCCCTGATTGATCACCTGCGATCCGCCAAAGAGTGGGATCTGGCCCGCAAACGAGACGGGCTGGTCATTTTGCCGCCGGCTTATTCCAATTTCAGCCGGCCGGTGGTTCATGGCGGCGATGTGGAGAATTTTTACAGCAATCTGGACTATGTTCGCTACAGCCGGCAGCCGTATGTAGTTATTGCCGGTTCCGCCGCCATTTGTAATTTGGACTACCGTCCGGTGCTGGAGTATCATCTGGGGCAAGAAGCCGATGTCACGGCTGTTTATACAACCGAAAATTGTTCCCGCACCAATTGCCGGGGAGCCGTTACCCTTAACGTGGACAATGACGGGAAAGTTATGGATATGCAGGTTAATCCGGGTAGCTTTGGCCGGCAAAAACTGTCTATGGGAATGTTTATAATGAAACGGGAACTGCTAGTGGAACTGATAGAAGACTGCATGGCCCATGGCGGCTATGATTTTGTTAAACACTGCCTGATTCGAAATCTGGAAAAACTGCGCGTTTTCGGCTTCGCTCATTCCGGTTACAGTGCCCGGATTTATTCGCTGGACAGTTATTTTCGTCACAGCATGGAACTTTTGCAGCCGGCGGTCTGGCAGGAGCTTTTCTTTCATGCCGGGCTGATTTATACAAAAATTAAGGATGAGCCGCCCTGTAAATATACGGAGACGGCTAAAGTCAGCAACTCGCTGATCGCCAACGGCTGCCTGATTGAAGGAACCGTGGAAAACAGCGTTTTGTTCCGGGCCGTTCACGTGGACAGGAATGTTCATATCAAAGACAGCATTATTATGCAAAAGAGTCAGGTGGATAAAGGGGCTGTTTTGGAACATGTGATCTGCGACAAAAATGTACATATTACAGCCGGCTGCCGGCTGCGAGGAGTCGTCAATTATCCCATGGTAATAAAAAAAGGAATGGTGGTGTAG
- the glgB gene encoding 1,4-alpha-glucan branching protein GlgB, producing the protein MNLLPLSEQNIYLFHEGTQYRSYQMLGSHVTRQNGVSGVKFALWAPNAVRVGVVGNFNGWQAVRHEMQRIDQSGIWSLFIPELESGELYKYEIDTFDGRKLLKADPYAFRAELRPGTASRVCELSHYSWQDAAWQQVKRQQSIYEQPVLIYEVHLGSWRRNDDGEWLSYREMADQLADYAAKMGYTHVELLPVGEHPFDGSWGYQTTGYYAVTSRYGPPEDFMYLVDRCHDRGIGVIMDWAPGHFCKDDHGLRLFDGTALYEPACPERGENPEWGTANFDYGRPEVRSFLISNALFWLDIYHIDGIRVDAVANILYLDYAREPGQWTPNRYGGNGNLEGAEFIRKLNETVFLFYPETMMIAEESTTWPLVSRPTYAGGLGFNFKWNMGWMNDMLRYMSMEGIHRQWHHELVTFSLMYAFSENFILPLSHDEVVHGKKSLLDKMPGDYWQKFAGLRAFYGYWMAHPGKKLLFMGGEFGQFIEWKYNDSLDWHLLDYPMHHKLHQYVRALNRFYCREAALWQIDFDWHGFAWIDCQDASQSIVSFIRQGKRKENFLIVVCNFTPEVREEYRIGVPQPGSYREIFNSDREEYGGSGQVNEGEISSETVEWHNREQSIVLRIPPLAVIYLQPVSGFSHRNRSK; encoded by the coding sequence ATGAATCTGTTGCCGCTAAGTGAGCAGAACATTTATTTGTTTCACGAGGGCACCCAGTATCGAAGCTACCAAATGCTAGGCTCCCATGTCACCCGGCAGAATGGAGTATCCGGCGTGAAGTTTGCCTTGTGGGCTCCCAATGCGGTGCGGGTAGGCGTGGTGGGAAATTTTAATGGCTGGCAGGCCGTACGGCACGAAATGCAGCGGATTGATCAATCCGGAATTTGGTCTTTGTTTATTCCGGAACTGGAAAGCGGTGAACTTTATAAATATGAGATTGATACTTTCGATGGGCGCAAACTGCTGAAAGCCGATCCTTATGCATTTAGAGCCGAACTTCGTCCCGGCACGGCTTCCCGGGTATGTGAGCTTTCTCATTATTCCTGGCAGGATGCTGCCTGGCAGCAGGTCAAACGGCAGCAGTCGATTTATGAACAGCCGGTGTTGATTTATGAGGTTCATTTGGGCTCATGGCGCCGGAATGATGACGGCGAGTGGCTTTCTTATCGGGAAATGGCAGATCAATTGGCCGATTATGCGGCAAAAATGGGCTATACTCATGTGGAACTGCTGCCGGTGGGGGAACACCCCTTTGATGGGTCATGGGGTTATCAGACAACGGGATATTATGCGGTGACCAGCCGCTATGGTCCGCCGGAGGATTTTATGTATCTGGTGGATCGCTGTCATGACCGGGGCATCGGAGTCATCATGGACTGGGCTCCCGGTCATTTCTGCAAAGATGATCATGGATTAAGGCTGTTTGACGGTACGGCTCTGTATGAACCAGCTTGTCCGGAAAGAGGGGAAAACCCGGAATGGGGCACCGCTAACTTTGACTATGGCCGGCCGGAAGTCAGGAGCTTTCTGATCTCCAATGCGCTGTTTTGGCTGGATATTTATCATATTGACGGTATCCGGGTGGATGCCGTGGCGAACATTTTGTATCTGGATTATGCCAGGGAACCCGGTCAGTGGACGCCAAACCGCTACGGTGGCAACGGTAATCTGGAAGGTGCCGAATTTATTCGCAAGCTCAATGAAACCGTGTTTCTCTTTTATCCGGAAACCATGATGATTGCCGAAGAGTCGACTACCTGGCCGCTGGTTTCCCGGCCGACTTACGCGGGGGGACTGGGCTTTAACTTTAAATGGAATATGGGCTGGATGAACGACATGCTGCGCTATATGTCCATGGAGGGAATTCATCGACAGTGGCATCATGAATTAGTGACATTTTCCCTTATGTATGCTTTTTCCGAAAATTTTATTCTGCCGTTATCCCACGATGAAGTGGTGCATGGCAAAAAGTCGCTGCTGGATAAAATGCCGGGGGATTATTGGCAGAAGTTTGCCGGCCTGCGGGCTTTTTACGGCTATTGGATGGCTCATCCCGGCAAAAAGCTGCTGTTTATGGGCGGCGAATTCGGCCAGTTCATTGAATGGAAATATAATGACAGTCTGGACTGGCACTTGCTGGATTATCCCATGCATCACAAACTACATCAATATGTGCGGGCTTTAAATCGGTTTTATTGCCGGGAAGCAGCATTATGGCAGATCGATTTTGATTGGCACGGCTTTGCCTGGATTGACTGCCAGGATGCCAGCCAAAGTATCGTCAGTTTTATTCGCCAGGGGAAGCGCAAAGAAAATTTTTTGATTGTGGTCTGCAATTTTACGCCTGAGGTCCGGGAAGAATATCGGATTGGCGTGCCCCAGCCAGGTAGTTACCGGGAAATCTTTAATAGCGACCGGGAAGAATACGGCGGGTCGGGACAGGTCAATGAGGGAGAAATCAGCAGCGAAACGGTGGAATGGCATAACCGGGAGCAATCCATTGTTTTGCGGATACCTCCCCTGGCAGTGATTTATTTACAACCGGTGAGTGGTTTTTCACATCGGAACCGGAGCAAGTAA
- a CDS encoding bifunctional glycogen debranching protein GlgX/4-alpha-glucanotransferase, producing MSYESTANSQILSKVRDLPVWQNQVVHNSQLLAYRSPFGAVSCREKITFRLKVPSDAGVEDVELRTWLDGTGEEKFVMKPVKQNEGDLFYQAVVTAPASPSVWWYYFLLSKDGKICYYGNSPDGLGGAGQVYDREPPSYQVTVHQPDSVTPNWLKEAVIYQIMPDRFYNGEPEGKILQPKQGSVVHPYWEDTPYYTRDTVTGEIVAYDFFGGNLRGILAKLPYLQQLGITALYLNPIFEAVSNHRYDTGDYHQIDAMLGDNDLFAELCAKAAEKGIAVILDGVFSHTGRQSRYFNGNGTYPDTGACQSKESPYYSWYRFRHWPDDYECWWGIDDLPNVEETEPSYREFIISGGGSVLKYWLSQGIKGWRLDVADELPESFIREFAKTLKEEDPDAVLIGEVWEDASHKVSYGGMRHYLGGGELDSVMNYPFREITLKFLLGEQDGAATARALFSLYENYPKQNFYAMMNLIGSHDVPRILTLLGEAPPPENLTGGQQARYRLPADRRQLAVARLKLLVLWQMTFPGVPSVYYGDEAGLEGYKDPLNRGTYPWGREDQEILAWHQQLIRLRHQQDALKTGEWLNVYAQGDSYGYLRRIVNGRDVFGQQKQDGMFLILLNRSRNQSVTVTVDLAQWCRGILRDVLQEGREYPIKDGKLILTLQPLEGKLLTQPDQPALKRGCGILLHPTALPSKYGIGDLGKEAYEFINFLAESKQKLWQILPLNPVGYGESPYQCLSAFAGNPLLISLGKLVRGGLLPASEVRGRLDFDPDRVEFDRVWDYKERRLRLAYENFQAADKPGGYRSFMNANSSWLEDYALFMALKTYFQGAAWNCWPEEIAFRRPEAMTKYRKLLAAEIDYHKFLQYVFFRQWASLKGYAHQWGIQIIGDLPLFISQDSSDVWANPGLFALDEAGCCAKKAGVPPDYFCTAGQLWGNPQYCWEEMVKDDYQWWRERVSLLLKQVDIIRIDHFRGFEAYWEIPGSEKTAVHGTWVQGPGEKFFATLEKYLGKLPVIAENLGVITPAVEDLKQQFNFPGMKVLQFSFSQDEQGSCRPFACTRNTVVYTGTHDNDTTVGWYQQLLADQPELARCIGEMLGLSEQESLNETAVCRQLVEFAYQSNGNTVMIPMQDILQLDSQARMNLPGTVGGNWRWRCPKNRFTPEVVTWLADLAQRYKR from the coding sequence ATGAGCTATGAGTCTACAGCCAACAGCCAAATACTATCGAAAGTGAGGGATTTGCCGGTGTGGCAGAATCAGGTAGTTCATAATTCGCAGTTGCTGGCGTATCGCAGCCCCTTTGGGGCTGTTTCTTGTCGGGAAAAGATTACGTTCCGGCTTAAGGTTCCCAGTGATGCCGGTGTGGAAGATGTCGAACTGCGCACTTGGCTGGATGGAACAGGAGAAGAGAAGTTTGTGATGAAGCCGGTAAAGCAGAATGAAGGGGATCTGTTTTATCAGGCGGTCGTCACGGCTCCGGCTTCGCCGTCCGTATGGTGGTATTACTTTCTGCTGAGCAAAGACGGGAAGATCTGTTATTACGGCAACAGTCCCGACGGCTTAGGCGGCGCCGGTCAGGTTTATGACCGGGAACCCCCTTCTTATCAAGTAACGGTGCATCAGCCGGACAGCGTTACTCCCAATTGGCTCAAAGAGGCAGTCATTTATCAGATTATGCCGGACCGCTTTTACAACGGTGAACCGGAAGGGAAAATCTTACAACCGAAGCAAGGCAGTGTGGTTCATCCCTACTGGGAGGATACTCCTTACTATACCAGGGACACGGTTACCGGGGAAATCGTAGCGTATGATTTTTTTGGCGGCAATCTGCGGGGAATACTGGCTAAGCTCCCCTATTTGCAGCAGCTGGGCATTACGGCGCTCTATCTGAACCCGATATTTGAGGCTGTCAGCAATCATCGCTATGATACCGGCGATTACCATCAAATTGATGCCATGCTGGGGGATAACGATTTGTTTGCCGAATTGTGCGCCAAGGCGGCGGAAAAAGGCATTGCGGTTATTCTTGACGGTGTGTTCAGTCATACCGGGCGACAAAGCCGTTATTTTAACGGCAACGGGACTTATCCTGATACGGGGGCCTGTCAGTCGAAGGAGTCTCCCTATTATTCCTGGTACCGGTTTCGGCACTGGCCGGATGATTACGAATGCTGGTGGGGAATAGACGATTTGCCCAATGTGGAGGAAACGGAGCCTTCTTACCGGGAGTTTATCATCAGCGGTGGCGGCAGTGTGCTGAAATACTGGCTGAGTCAGGGAATTAAAGGCTGGCGGCTGGATGTGGCCGATGAATTACCGGAATCCTTTATCCGCGAGTTTGCTAAAACGCTGAAGGAAGAAGATCCGGATGCGGTGCTGATCGGCGAAGTATGGGAGGACGCTTCCCATAAGGTCAGCTATGGCGGTATGCGTCATTATCTGGGCGGTGGCGAACTGGATTCGGTGATGAACTATCCTTTTCGGGAAATCACTCTGAAGTTTTTACTGGGAGAACAGGATGGAGCGGCGACTGCTCGCGCCTTATTCAGTCTGTATGAGAATTATCCCAAGCAGAACTTTTATGCTATGATGAATTTAATCGGCAGCCATGATGTTCCCCGAATATTGACACTGCTGGGAGAAGCACCGCCGCCGGAAAACCTGACTGGGGGACAGCAGGCCCGCTATCGTCTGCCGGCGGACCGGCGGCAGCTGGCAGTCGCCAGACTGAAGCTGCTGGTACTGTGGCAAATGACCTTTCCCGGCGTGCCTTCGGTTTACTATGGAGACGAAGCCGGGCTGGAAGGCTATAAAGATCCCTTAAACCGGGGGACTTATCCCTGGGGGCGGGAAGATCAGGAGATCTTAGCTTGGCATCAGCAACTGATTCGTCTGCGGCACCAGCAAGATGCCCTGAAGACGGGAGAATGGCTGAACGTATATGCCCAAGGCGATAGCTACGGCTATCTGCGCCGGATTGTCAATGGCCGGGACGTATTCGGGCAGCAAAAGCAGGACGGCATGTTCCTGATCCTCTTAAACCGCAGCCGGAACCAATCGGTAACCGTTACCGTGGACTTGGCCCAATGGTGCCGGGGAATTTTGCGGGACGTATTGCAGGAAGGACGGGAGTACCCAATAAAGGACGGAAAACTTATTTTGACGCTGCAGCCACTGGAAGGTAAGCTGCTGACCCAGCCGGATCAGCCGGCTCTCAAGCGGGGCTGTGGCATTCTGCTTCATCCCACAGCTTTGCCATCCAAGTATGGAATTGGTGATTTAGGTAAAGAGGCCTATGAATTTATTAACTTTTTAGCCGAAAGCAAGCAGAAATTATGGCAGATACTGCCCTTAAATCCAGTGGGCTACGGTGAATCGCCTTATCAATGCTTGTCGGCTTTTGCCGGCAACCCTCTGCTGATTTCATTGGGCAAGCTGGTAAGGGGCGGGCTGCTGCCGGCTTCGGAAGTGAGGGGCCGCCTGGATTTTGATCCTGACAGAGTGGAGTTTGATCGGGTGTGGGACTATAAAGAACGACGGCTGCGCCTTGCTTATGAAAATTTTCAGGCAGCTGACAAGCCCGGCGGGTACCGCAGCTTTATGAACGCCAACAGCAGCTGGCTGGAGGATTACGCTTTATTTATGGCGCTAAAGACATATTTTCAGGGGGCTGCCTGGAACTGCTGGCCAGAGGAAATCGCTTTTCGCCGCCCAGAAGCTATGACAAAATACCGGAAGCTGCTGGCGGCAGAAATCGACTATCATAAATTTTTGCAATATGTCTTCTTCAGGCAATGGGCATCCCTGAAAGGCTACGCCCATCAGTGGGGCATTCAAATCATCGGTGATTTGCCGCTGTTCATTTCTCAGGACAGCAGCGATGTATGGGCCAATCCCGGGTTGTTTGCATTGGACGAGGCCGGCTGCTGCGCCAAGAAGGCCGGCGTTCCGCCGGACTATTTCTGCACTGCCGGTCAGTTGTGGGGCAATCCTCAGTATTGCTGGGAAGAAATGGTCAAGGACGACTATCAGTGGTGGCGGGAACGGGTATCATTGCTTTTAAAACAGGTGGATATCATCCGGATTGATCATTTTCGCGGTTTTGAAGCCTACTGGGAAATTCCGGGCAGCGAGAAAACGGCAGTTCACGGAACCTGGGTTCAGGGGCCGGGAGAGAAGTTTTTCGCCACATTGGAAAAGTATCTCGGCAAGCTGCCGGTTATCGCGGAAAATCTGGGGGTGATTACGCCGGCGGTAGAAGACTTAAAGCAGCAATTTAATTTCCCCGGGATGAAAGTGCTGCAGTTTTCTTTTAGTCAGGACGAGCAAGGCAGCTGTCGGCCTTTTGCCTGCACCCGGAATACGGTGGTGTATACCGGAACTCATGATAACGATACTACGGTCGGCTGGTATCAGCAGCTGCTGGCCGATCAGCCGGAACTGGCCCGATGTATCGGGGAAATGCTGGGGTTGTCGGAACAGGAAAGTCTGAATGAAACGGCGGTTTGCCGGCAGCTGGTGGAATTTGCCTATCAAAGCAACGGCAATACTGTAATGATACCCATGCAGGATATTTTACAGCTGGACAGCCAGGCCCGCATGAACCTGCCGGGAACAGTAGGCGGCAACTGGCGCTGGCGCTGTCCGAAGAATCGGTTTACGCCCGAGGTTGTAACTTGGCTGGCGGATTTGGCGCAGCGTTACAAACGCTAG
- a CDS encoding alpha/beta hydrolase, whose amino-acid sequence MDKDAEFKAEQRKIYLQTGLVLAFALLLVINTVGLLAGAVFYNEFCVINTRAGLERFNPLQAKLAAGRRNKGWQDVAIVSRFGYVLKGTYLPSPTPSNRTVVFLHGITASRLMGLWYADLYLDEGYNVLLYDARAHGESGGSAATWGFYEKYDLDQWIDWLQERQPYGVIGVQGVSMGAATALEHAGLNQSSRRVSFYVADSAYSDLEELLTQQIGATIPGYSSLWVKALLKYSSAAAYLDSRFYYHEVSPLRAVSHVTTPILYLHGEADALVPVAMCSQLFAATQGRSEMHTFPGVGHAMAIFTQKAEYRRLLHDFLQKTEND is encoded by the coding sequence ATGGATAAGGATGCCGAATTCAAAGCAGAGCAGCGGAAAATTTATTTGCAGACTGGGCTGGTGTTGGCGTTTGCTTTGCTGCTTGTTATTAATACCGTCGGCTTGCTGGCGGGAGCCGTTTTTTACAATGAATTCTGCGTAATCAATACCAGGGCCGGGCTGGAACGGTTCAATCCGCTGCAGGCCAAACTGGCGGCAGGAAGACGCAACAAAGGCTGGCAGGATGTTGCTATCGTTTCCCGGTTTGGCTACGTGCTTAAGGGAACGTATCTGCCCAGCCCGACGCCGTCCAACAGGACAGTTGTTTTTTTGCATGGCATCACTGCCAGCCGGCTCATGGGATTATGGTACGCCGATCTCTATCTGGATGAAGGTTACAATGTACTGCTCTATGATGCCAGGGCTCACGGTGAAAGCGGTGGATCGGCGGCAACCTGGGGTTTTTATGAAAAATACGATTTGGATCAGTGGATCGACTGGCTGCAGGAACGTCAGCCCTACGGTGTCATCGGTGTCCAGGGAGTTTCTATGGGGGCGGCCACAGCCTTGGAACATGCCGGGTTGAACCAATCTTCCCGGCGGGTCAGCTTCTATGTTGCCGACAGTGCTTATTCGGATCTGGAGGAGTTGCTGACCCAGCAGATCGGGGCGACGATTCCCGGGTATAGTTCCCTTTGGGTTAAGGCCCTGCTGAAATATTCCAGCGCAGCGGCTTATCTGGATTCCCGCTTTTACTACCATGAAGTTTCACCTCTCCGGGCTGTGAGCCACGTGACAACGCCTATCCTCTATCTGCATGGTGAGGCGGACGCTCTTGTTCCGGTTGCCATGTGTTCCCAACTATTTGCTGCCACACAAGGCCGCAGCGAAATGCATACCTTTCCCGGAGTCGGTCATGCTATGGCTATTTTTACTCAAAAGGCCGAGTACCGCCGCTTGCTGCATGATTTTTTACAAAAAACAGAGAATGATTAA
- a CDS encoding glucose-1-phosphate adenylyltransferase yields MNHKECMAMLLAGGQGSRLGNLTKRLAKPAVPFGGKYRIIDFALSNCNNSGIDTVGVLTQYKPLALNSYIGIGSAWDLDRRNGGVFVLPPYVKEKGGEWYKGTADAIYQNLNFIDSVNPECVLILSGDHIYKMDYSVMLEFHKEKQADATIAVIAVPWEEASRFGIMAADEQQRITEFAEKPKQPKSNLASMGIYIFNWQILRRYLLADGQNSASSHDFGKDVIPQMLHSGQKLAAYPFSGYWKDVGTVESYWEANMDLLASRPELNIYDSSWRIYSMNPARPPQHLGPEAKVTRSLVNEGCLVYGEVDHSVIFPDVHIGVGSKITDSILMPGARIGRNVMIKKTIISGDVQIGDGCRVAGPGEGTDQPILVIAEGVVVSAGTVVTQNLAGSMELEAAVERRE; encoded by the coding sequence ATGAACCATAAGGAATGTATGGCTATGCTTCTGGCCGGCGGACAAGGGAGCCGGCTGGGAAATCTCACCAAACGGTTAGCTAAACCGGCAGTGCCTTTTGGCGGCAAGTATCGTATTATTGATTTTGCTCTCAGCAACTGCAATAACTCAGGAATTGATACGGTTGGCGTGCTGACTCAATATAAGCCGTTGGCTCTGAACAGCTATATTGGCATAGGCAGCGCTTGGGATCTGGACCGGAGAAACGGCGGAGTATTCGTACTGCCGCCTTATGTCAAGGAAAAAGGCGGGGAATGGTATAAGGGTACGGCGGATGCTATTTATCAAAATTTGAATTTCATTGATTCCGTAAATCCCGAATGTGTACTTATTCTATCCGGTGATCATATTTATAAGATGGATTACTCTGTTATGCTGGAGTTCCATAAGGAAAAACAGGCAGATGCCACCATTGCTGTTATTGCCGTACCCTGGGAAGAGGCCAGCCGGTTTGGCATTATGGCAGCCGACGAACAGCAGCGGATTACCGAATTTGCCGAGAAGCCGAAACAGCCGAAGAGCAACCTGGCTTCCATGGGGATTTATATTTTCAACTGGCAGATTTTAAGACGATATTTGCTGGCCGACGGGCAAAACTCCGCTTCCAGCCATGATTTTGGCAAAGATGTCATTCCTCAGATGCTGCATAGCGGGCAAAAATTGGCGGCGTATCCCTTTAGCGGCTACTGGAAAGACGTCGGAACAGTGGAAAGCTACTGGGAGGCCAACATGGATTTGTTGGCTTCGCGGCCGGAACTGAATATTTACGATTCATCCTGGCGTATTTATTCGATGAATCCGGCTCGGCCCCCTCAGCATCTGGGACCGGAGGCCAAGGTAACTCGTTCTCTGGTTAATGAGGGCTGCTTGGTTTACGGCGAAGTGGATCATTCGGTTATTTTTCCTGATGTTCATATTGGCGTTGGCAGTAAGATTACCGACTCTATCCTTATGCCGGGAGCGCGGATTGGCAGGAACGTTATGATCAAGAAAACAATTATCAGCGGCGATGTTCAGATCGGCGATGGCTGCCGGGTGGCCGGTCCGGGAGAAGGAACGGATCAGCCGATTCTCGTGATTGCCGAGGGAGTCGTTGTTTCGGCAGGCACCGTGGTAACGCAAAATCTGGCCGGCAGTATGGAGTTAGAGGCGGCGGTCGAAAGGAGGGAATGA